DNA from Kitasatospora acidiphila:
CCGCACGACGCCGCACGGCTCGCCGTCGACGAGGCGGAACGAGGTCCGCAGCAGTTCGTGCCGTGCGACGAGGGCCGACAGCGCGGAGCGCAGCGAGCCGACGTCGAGCGGTCCCGTCAACCGGAGCGGCAGTGGCACGAGGTATCCGGCCGGGTGCGCACCGAGTTGCTCGGCGAACCACAGCTGCTGCTGGCTCTTGGACAGCCGGACGAGGTTCGTCATGGTCCCTTCCTGAGCGTTGGCTTGGGCATTCGGCGTCCGGGGCGGTGTCACGGTGCTTCTTCCTCCTCCGGGTCGGCGCCGAGCCCGCAAGTCATCGCCAGGGTGCGGGCGTGCCCGAGGAACCGGTCGACCAGCTCCTGGATGGCGGGCACCTCCCATTCGCGGCCGGGATACCCCCAGTGCAGTCGCAGTTCGCCGTCCGCGACGAGCGCCGTCACGTCGAACCGGTAGGGGCGCGGGAGACCGGGCGCGAATTCCGCGCCGCGTTCGCCCCGAGCCCGCCGGAGCAGGCCGTCCTCCGAGCCCGAGCTGAGTTGCCCGTGGTAGTTGAAGCAGAGGTCCGACGCGGTCCAGGGCTCGGACCCGTCGCGCAGGTACCTGGTCATCCCGTACCCGGCGCCGACCGGCTGTCCGGAGAACTGGCGGTGGACGTCCAGCAGTTGAGCGACCGGGTCGTCTCCCTCCGGCAGGCGCACGTGCACCGGGTAGACCGCGGTGAACCACCCGACCGTGGCCGACACGTCGAGGTCTGTGCCCAGGGCGTCGCGGCCGTGGCCTTCGGTGTCGATCCGGAACTCCCGCCTCCCCGTCCAGTCCGCCAGGGTCCGGACGAGGACGGTCATCAGCACGGACTTGATGTCGGTGCGGTGGACCGCCGCCGATCGGCGCACGAGTGCTTCCGTCGCCGCCCTGTCCAAGGTGCCGGAGACGGTCCTTGCGTCGGCGGCCAGGTTGCCGCCGGCGCCTTCACCGTGCGGCAGTTCGCCCGCGTGGCTGGTGCCGAGCGCGCGCCAGTGTTCTGCCGCCGGGGCGAACTCCTCGGATCGGGCTCGGGCCGCGACCGCGCCCGCCCAGGCTTGGAACGAGGTCGTCTTGGCGGGCAGGCTCGGCTGCCGACCGGCTTCGAGCTGGCCGTAGACGAGGCCGAGGTGCTGCAGCAGGATGTCCCAGGACACCGTGTCCACCGCCAAGTGGTGGACGACGAGCACCAGTTGGTCGGGGCCTTGGTCCGCTTCGAGCAGCACCGCGCGCAGCAGCGGTCCGGTGGCGAGATCGAAGGACGCCTGGGCGGCTTCGGCGGCGGCCAGCAGCGCCTGTTCTGCCTCGTCGGCGGTCAGGCCGGCGCCCTCGACGATGTCGAGGAGGTCGGTGTCGTCGACCGGTGCGAGGTACTGGTGCCAGCGGCCGTCGCGTTCCTCCAGCCGCAACCGCAGCGCGTCGTGGTGCCCGACCAGCGCGGACAGCGCGTCGCTCAGCAACGTGGAGTCCAGTTGCTCGGCGCTCTCCAGCCGCACCGACTGGTTGAAGTGGCTTTCGGGACCGTGGGTTTGGAGGAACCAGTGCTGGATCGGGGTGAGCGGGACTTCGCCGGTCACCGCTCCCTGCTGCGCCCGCACCGGGGCGCCACCGGCCCCGGCGGCCTGCGCGAGCTCCGCGATGCTCTGGTGGTCGAACACCTCACCGGAGGTGAGCGTCACGCCGGCCTGGCGGACCTTGGAGGCCACCCGGATCGCCATGATGGAGTCGCCGCCGAGCTCGAAGAAGTTCTCGTCGATCCCCACCTCGGCCAGGCCGAGCACCTGGCACCACGCCTCGGCCAGTACCTTCTCGGTCCGGGTACGCGGGGCCCGACGGGGGCGATCCGCACCGGCCTCCTCCGCCGGGACCGGCGCCGGCAGCGCATTGCGGTCGACCTTGCCGTTGGCGGTCAACGGGATCCGCTCCACCACCACGAACGCCTGCGGCACCATGTACTCCGGCAACGCCTGCCCCACATGCGCACGCAGCACCGACACCGGCACCTCGACACCACCACGCACCACCAGGTAGGCCACCAGGCGCTTGTGACCACCATCGGCCCGCGCCACCACCACCGCCTCCGCGATCTCCGGATGCGCGATCAACCGCGCCTCCACCTCACCCGGCTCGATCCGGAAACCACGGACCTTCACCTGCCGGTCGATCCGACCCACGAAGTCCAACTGCCCATCGGCACGCCACCGCACCGCATCACCCGTGCAGTACATCCGCGCACCCGCCACCGGACTGAACGGATCCGGCACGAACCGCACCGCCGTCAACCCCGGATCATTCAGATACCCACGCGACACCCCCGCACCACCCGTACACAACTGCCCCACCACACCCACCGGCACCGGATCGAAGTTCTCATCCACCACATACACCGACGTCCCCGAGATGGGACCACCGATCGGTATCCGCGCATCGACGGCGTCCTTGATGACGACGCTGGTCGTCGTACCGGTGTTCTCGGTCGGGCCGTAGCAGTGGAGCAGCGCCACATCGCGGGTCGCCGGGCCGGCGAGCGCCGCCGAGAACGCGCTCGGCATGGCCACGTCGCCACCGATCGCGATCTGTCGAAGGCCGGCGAGCGCTTCGAGGTCGTGCTCGACGAACTGGTTGAACAGTGCGGTCGTGGTGACCAGGCTGGTCACCGAGTGCTCGCGGATCAGCGCCGCGATCTCGGGGATGTCCAGCTGCCCTGCCCTCGGCATCACGAGCCGCCCGCCCTGCAGCAGGCTCGTCCACAGTTCCATGGCGGAG
Protein-coding regions in this window:
- a CDS encoding non-ribosomal peptide synthetase, which codes for MTGVESVASRELRVGGKTIDLAARLARRAIPRRAGADAVLSPIQRGVWAAGQLAADEGLYTMTELSWLRGALDHEALRQAFTDLARRHETLRTTFAGEDPPRQSVAPQASAAVDFEVIDLSADGGAAREHAVGALTREGARPFDLAGGPLWRVRLARTAADEHLLLLAMHHLIGDEWSLGVLHRELDACYTARVTGTPVELAAVPVQYGDYAEWQAARFDSEPGERDLGYWREALAGIPHVLELPTDRPRTSARSPRGHRAEWSMSAEQSQRFHELAAAAGATPFTAMVALFATVLSRHSGQSDLVIGAAVSGRRRTETEGLVGLFANLVPIPVRLGAAATVEDAVRHTARAFLGTLDHQDITLERIVSELGVPRGGSRMPLCQAVADWVDTEAGGWSLAGVAAEPVPVDLGSVKNDLMLVGVGRGPVIEFELIGESGLFEPATVGVLMDHFRQAVEQAITDPAVAPAGLRLDSAAEADRITAWTGSVHWDRSTGTIGELFAEAAARHPDAVALTGAGGTFGYGELDSLTNRLARLLRGHGVNADSVVGIAVPRSAQTVVALLGALKAGGAYLFLDPAGPAERAAGYAEASRTEVIVATTESLAGIGAAAHGRTVVVLDDPEVQAALAAESAEALAIAAHPDSLAYVSFTSGSTGVPKCVGITHRNILRLAYLPDYLAHGRDETFIQLAPLSFDISAMELWTSLLQGGRLVMPRAGQLDIPEIAALIREHSVTSLVTTTALFNQFVEHDLEALAGLRQIAIGGDVAMPSAFSAALAGPATRDVALLHCYGPTENTGTTTSVVIKDAVDARIPIGGPISGTSVYVVDENFDPVPVGVVGQLCTGGAGVSRGYLNDPGLTAVRFVPDPFSPVAGARMYCTGDAVRWRADGQLDFVGRIDRQVKVRGFRIEPGEVEARLIAHPEIAEAVVVARADGGHKRLVAYLVVRGGVEVPVSVLRAHVGQALPEYMVPQAFVVVERIPLTANGKVDRNALPAPVPAEEAGADRPRRAPRTRTEKVLAEAWCQVLGLAEVGIDENFFELGGDSIMAIRVASKVRQAGVTLTSGEVFDHQSIAELAQAAGAGGAPVRAQQGAVTGEVPLTPIQHWFLQTHGPESHFNQSVRLESAEQLDSTLLSDALSALVGHHDALRLRLEERDGRWHQYLAPVDDTDLLDIVEGAGLTADEAEQALLAAAEAAQASFDLATGPLLRAVLLEADQGPDQLVLVVHHLAVDTVSWDILLQHLGLVYGQLEAGRQPSLPAKTTSFQAWAGAVAARARSEEFAPAAEHWRALGTSHAGELPHGEGAGGNLAADARTVSGTLDRAATEALVRRSAAVHRTDIKSVLMTVLVRTLADWTGRREFRIDTEGHGRDALGTDLDVSATVGWFTAVYPVHVRLPEGDDPVAQLLDVHRQFSGQPVGAGYGMTRYLRDGSEPWTASDLCFNYHGQLSSGSEDGLLRRARGERGAEFAPGLPRPYRFDVTALVADGELRLHWGYPGREWEVPAIQELVDRFLGHARTLAMTCGLGADPEEEEAP